Genomic DNA from Paenibacillus sp. MBLB1832:
TATGCTGCTTAAAGCGAAGCTGCCCAACTAAAGCAAGCACGTCAAAACCATATGAAGTATGCATCATAGCAAGCAATGCTGCTTCTGCTGATTTGTAGTATGTCTTTGGGTATGCGCAGTTTGGATTAGAACAGACATAGGCCATGATCCAAGCTTGAATGACACCGTTTAACGTGGAGATATTTTTCTTCCAAGCTGTATGACTTCGCTTCAGCTTTGCTCACAATGAATGCAGTTAGAGAATTCAGGTTGGAAGGTTTATTGATTACCTAAATAGTCTTTTGACCCCCCGGCAAATGCCAAGGCAGCACATTCTTCAGATCGATCGCCTGATTGCGATCCATGGCAATTATAAACGAGATGCTCGTACGGACCCCCTTGATTTTAATTAAGCTTAACCCTAACATGCAATGCTGTCCACAAGATGTCCTATCTCTTACCGTTCTTGAAATCCTTCGGCGTCTGACCTGTATATCTTTGGAAAATTTTCGAGAAATGCCCTGTGTGAGAAATGCCCACCTTCTCGGCAATCTCATACACCTTCACATTGCCTGTTAAAATGAGCTCTTTCGCTTTCTCCACGCGATACCGGAGCAAATAATCCGTATAATTTTCCCGCATGGCTTTCTTAAACTCACGAGTAAACTGACTGGGGCTCAGCCCTACATAGTCAGCTACCATGGAGGAAGAAAGCTGCTCATGATAGCACTCATGTGTATAGGTCAGGGCCGTTTTGATCTCCCAGCGCAAAGCGGACTGACTGGGCTGCTGGATGAGCGTCAGCGTTTGACTTAAGCAATCTGTCAGCTCCTCAAGCTTGCTGGCGGCGGCTGCCTGCTTCTCCAGCTTAAGTTGAGGGACGCCAGCGTCCTCGGCTTTCTTCTTTATCCACTGTGCCGCCCAACTTCTCAGCTCCTCAGGATTAAATCGTTGTGATCTCATGTGTACGGCTAACGCTTGCATCACCTTATCAGGCGTTTCCATACCCGAAACTGCGGCCTCCAGCTCCTGCTCCATTTGCTTGCGAGCCTCTGACCGAAATGGGACGTTTTCCCCAATATGATAGGCATTCAGTATCTCACCTTTTTTCTCATAAAAGGCTAACAATCTTAGCCGATCACACACGGCCCCCCCTTTGGAGAGTGCTTCCAAACTAGGAAGGATACCCGCAATATACGCACATGCTTCCACCTTCATCTCAACGCGCAAAAATGTAAGCAATTTACCTGCCGTCAACTGCATCTGGGCCATGCTGATGTCCGCATGAATACGGGAATCTGCGTTATAGATGATGCCGAATCGGCCCGGGCTCCGCTCAAAAACATCCACATGCCTATCCATTTCCCGCATCCGCTCTTTCAGACGAAGAACTGGACTGTTTCCGTCCAGATCTACTTCAATCGTCTCGAAGTAGCACTCCACTTCCATATAAGCAATGGCACCTCGCTGAATGGCCAGTCTTTTCTTCGACGCTTGCTCCCAGACGTTCGACGCGTCCCCATGTCCCCCGAGCAATTGCAAGTAAAATCGACTTTGTACCCAGTCCAGATTTTCATGAACGAATCCCAGCAGCTCTTGCTTCACGCCTTGCTCACTGCGTTCTGCTACAATTTCACGCCGCTTCTGATCAAGAGCTTCATACAGCTTTTCTTCCAATTTCAAATCGTTTTTCAGCAAATAATCGTCAACGCGCAACTGAAGTGCCTGCTGGGCGAAGGAAAAATTGGCGTGTGAAGTCAGCAGCACGACTTTGATCTGGGGAAAACGGGAACGAATCATCTGCGTCAGTTCTAATCCGTCCTGGACAGGCATCGTAATGTCCGTAATCACAATATCGGGAACCAGCTGCTCACAGAGCTCACCGCCGATTTGCCCGTTAACGGCCTTCCCTACAACCTCAAAACCCCATTTTGCCCAAGGGAATAACTGACAGATTCCTTCCAGAAAGAAGGGGTCATCTTCGACCAAAATTACCTTCAACGGTTCGGTTTCATGCACGTGTTGTCTAGGCATCCTTCGCTTCAACCTCCATGGGGATCAGAATTTTCATCTGGGTGCCTGCACCCATTTCGCTGCTCACCTGTAATCCGAACGCAAATCCGTACTCCAGCTTCAATCGTTCATCCACATTATAAACGCCAAGCTTGTTTAAACCTCTTACGTGCGACTTGGCTGATTTCTCAAAGAGCCCTTGCTGCTGCTTGGGGGTCATTCCAACACCATTATCCGATACGGTTACCTGGAGGATAGTACCACACCGCTCTGCCGAAATGCGTAGGTTCCCTCCTGTTTGTCTAGGCATAAGCCCATGGAAAATGGCATTTTCTATTAACGGCTGAAGGGTCATTTTGGGCATCCGAATATCCTGCAGTTCCTCGTTGACATCGATTTTCCACTCGAATACCTTAGGATAACGAATTTGCTGAAGATGGATATACGCCTTAGCAATTATCAACTCATCCCGCAAACAGATAATAGCATCCACTTTATCCATGCTGAACGTTAAAATATCGGACAGGGCTACGATCATCTCCTCCGATTCTCTAACCTTCCCTAGCTTGACGGACCAAAGAATGGAGGTTAGCGTATTTTGAAGAAAGTGAGGATTCATTTGAGCCGCAAGCGCTCTCATTTCCAACTCTTTTTTCTCCTGTTCTCCCTTCAGCAAACTTAGCGTCGTATCGTTAATACGTTGAATCATCCGATTGTATGCCGAAGAGAGACGGCCAATTTCATCATACCGCTCCAGCATTCGAGGGGACTCGATAAGTGACGTAGGATCCTTGCCCATATGACGAACCAGCGATGTAATCGGCTTGGAAAAGTATCTTGATATATAAAGAGCCACACCTAGGGCCCAAATAAACGCTCCCAGAAAAATATAAATTAACGTGAATCGTACATCCTGCAGGGCGGAGAACAGATCCTTGTTATCGACGGTCAAAAGCATATTCCATTTGAGAGAGGCGATTTCTCTTTTGAATACGAGACCAGACGCAATCGTTTGATATTGATCTTTCTCACGCTCCCAGGAAGCGGCAAGCGCTTCGTTCGGTATATACCGATCCTGCTGCGCCTTCATCCAAGGTGAGCCTGCTTTAAACGCGAGAGGAAAGTACTCCCTTGTATATAAAGCAACGTCTATTTTGCTGCTGCGTGTCAGATAGTCCAGCTTCTGCTCAAGCGAGCGTAAATTGATATTGAAAGCAAGAATTCCTTTGTTCTTCTGTGTCACGGGATCATCCACGTTCATAGCAAAGGTAAGGGTCGGTCCGGATAGCTGAGAATTGTAGGGAATCGTTTGCCAAATACTGTACTTGTCTTTACTTTCTTGCAATAACTGTGCAATCATCGGCTCCTTATGAACTTCCCAATATCCGTATGGGTATCCAGCCACATGACCGTCTGGCCATATGAAGTAAGCCGTATACACAAGCTCTGTGTTGCTTGCGACAAAGTCCTGAAACATCGACCAGATTGCTTTGTCCGACTCTCCATATAACGCTGGTGATTTACTTAAGGCTTGCATCGTTTGGCGTACATTCTGGGCCATGAGGTCCATGTAATCAGCCATTTTATCCGCCGTATCAGACACTCGTTCAATCTGCTGCCTTTCGTACAGATCGCCCATATAGCGCTGAGTGAGCAGACCCACCAGCAAAATGATCACGGTAACAAGCACGAGCAGCATAATAAATAGCTTTAACGAAAGGCCGAAGCGAGGGGACAATTTGCCCAGTGCCATCGACTCTAGATTGAATTTCACCTCACATCGTCCTCCATTCCTGAAATGGTCAGAAGGCACATGCTAGCAGCATGCGCCTCTTTCCGTTTCATAGTCCCTATTTCTTCGCTGTTGACTTCTCGACTTCCTTCTGAACGGCTTCATAAACTTTATCCATTCCATATTTGTTGTTTTCATCGAGGAACGCTTTCCATGCGGCATCGTCTAAAGGATCTAGATTGCCAAGGAAGAATTTCGCTTGATAGGTATCGATGCCTTTGCGATAGTCTGGATACTGCTTGAACACAGCAAGCCCAGGGAAAAGCAGGGAGCTCCGATCCGTAGGCACTACATATTTGTCGTAATCCTTAGCCAGTATGCTCGCATATTTGTTCGCCAACTCCAGCAAGGAAGGCTCATCCTTATATTTGGCCAGGAAGGCTTCTGAATTCACATGATTATACGAACGACCAAAGCCATACATGCCCAAATACGATTTACCATCTGTCACATAAGCGTTATTATATACCGGCTTGCCGCCTTCAACGGTATGCTCTTTGCCTGGAAGCCCCATTTCCGTAAAGAACGTGCCTTCCGGTGAATAAAACCAATCCATCAATTTCGTAATGCTATCCCAATCCTTGGCAATTGACGTTACAAATGTTATCGATTGATGCTTGCTTCCAGGTGCATTTGCGTAAAACTTGCCGTCCTTTGAATTGACAATTGGATTCTCAACCATCGCCCATTTTGCGTCTTTAAATCCATTTTGCAGCAACTTGCGTGCGTAATCAAGCACGATGGTTCCATTGGTCTCAACAATGCCTACCTTGTTGTTAACGATCTTGGTCTCCTGTGCTTTATCGTCCGTAATGCCTTCTTGGTCAATCAAGCCATCCTTAAACCAGGACTGCACTGTCTTGAACGCATAGCGTCCGTTCTCAGTCGCATACGGGTTCATACGCTTGCCGTCAATCACAACATCCGACCATGGATTGGCGCCCAGGAAGGTCATCCATTCGTTCATTTGCCCGAAGTTCTTTCTTGGCACCATACCGAAAGTGTCATTTTTGCCATTGCCATCCGGATCATTCTTCACGAAAGCTTTCATCAAGCTGGTCAAATCATCGGTTGTCTTCGGCATCTGCAGACCCAGCTTATCGACCCAATCCTTGCGCACCCAGAAATAACTTAGGTTCGGATTCCCGAGTGCCGGCCTCGTTGGGAAGCCATAGTTCTGCCCGTTATTCCGAGAGGAGCCCTCCCATACTGCTTGTGGAACATTAGCGGTCATGTTCGGCATTTTGTCCTTATACTGCTTCAGCTTATCGTTAATGGGAACGATGGTGCCATTATCCATCCATTCCTGCTGGACGTCAAAATATTGAAACATATCGATTTGCTTACCGCCGGCGAGTTCCACAGCGAGCTTCTGTTTAAACTCGTCCCCTGTGCCAGGG
This window encodes:
- a CDS encoding response regulator transcription factor; translation: MPRQHVHETEPLKVILVEDDPFFLEGICQLFPWAKWGFEVVGKAVNGQIGGELCEQLVPDIVITDITMPVQDGLELTQMIRSRFPQIKVVLLTSHANFSFAQQALQLRVDDYLLKNDLKLEEKLYEALDQKRREIVAERSEQGVKQELLGFVHENLDWVQSRFYLQLLGGHGDASNVWEQASKKRLAIQRGAIAYMEVECYFETIEVDLDGNSPVLRLKERMREMDRHVDVFERSPGRFGIIYNADSRIHADISMAQMQLTAGKLLTFLRVEMKVEACAYIAGILPSLEALSKGGAVCDRLRLLAFYEKKGEILNAYHIGENVPFRSEARKQMEQELEAAVSGMETPDKVMQALAVHMRSQRFNPEELRSWAAQWIKKKAEDAGVPQLKLEKQAAAASKLEELTDCLSQTLTLIQQPSQSALRWEIKTALTYTHECYHEQLSSSMVADYVGLSPSQFTREFKKAMRENYTDYLLRYRVEKAKELILTGNVKVYEIAEKVGISHTGHFSKIFQRYTGQTPKDFKNGKR
- a CDS encoding sensor histidine kinase encodes the protein MKFNLESMALGKLSPRFGLSLKLFIMLLVLVTVIILLVGLLTQRYMGDLYERQQIERVSDTADKMADYMDLMAQNVRQTMQALSKSPALYGESDKAIWSMFQDFVASNTELVYTAYFIWPDGHVAGYPYGYWEVHKEPMIAQLLQESKDKYSIWQTIPYNSQLSGPTLTFAMNVDDPVTQKNKGILAFNINLRSLEQKLDYLTRSSKIDVALYTREYFPLAFKAGSPWMKAQQDRYIPNEALAASWEREKDQYQTIASGLVFKREIASLKWNMLLTVDNKDLFSALQDVRFTLIYIFLGAFIWALGVALYISRYFSKPITSLVRHMGKDPTSLIESPRMLERYDEIGRLSSAYNRMIQRINDTTLSLLKGEQEKKELEMRALAAQMNPHFLQNTLTSILWSVKLGKVRESEEMIVALSDILTFSMDKVDAIICLRDELIIAKAYIHLQQIRYPKVFEWKIDVNEELQDIRMPKMTLQPLIENAIFHGLMPRQTGGNLRISAERCGTILQVTVSDNGVGMTPKQQQGLFEKSAKSHVRGLNKLGVYNVDERLKLEYGFAFGLQVSSEMGAGTQMKILIPMEVEAKDA
- a CDS encoding type 2 periplasmic-binding domain-containing protein, with amino-acid sequence MKTRFKKLLLVSTGLTLLASTLIGCSKGGEGASNTVAPSDNKPKVTWETAPKITVAMNMVASAQSAFGKTGDDQQDNPYTRYIFEKTGIRLVPIYYPGTGDEFKQKLAVELAGGKQIDMFQYFDVQQEWMDNGTIVPINDKLKQYKDKMPNMTANVPQAVWEGSSRNNGQNYGFPTRPALGNPNLSYFWVRKDWVDKLGLQMPKTTDDLTSLMKAFVKNDPDGNGKNDTFGMVPRKNFGQMNEWMTFLGANPWSDVVIDGKRMNPYATENGRYAFKTVQSWFKDGLIDQEGITDDKAQETKIVNNKVGIVETNGTIVLDYARKLLQNGFKDAKWAMVENPIVNSKDGKFYANAPGSKHQSITFVTSIAKDWDSITKLMDWFYSPEGTFFTEMGLPGKEHTVEGGKPVYNNAYVTDGKSYLGMYGFGRSYNHVNSEAFLAKYKDEPSLLELANKYASILAKDYDKYVVPTDRSSLLFPGLAVFKQYPDYRKGIDTYQAKFFLGNLDPLDDAAWKAFLDENNKYGMDKVYEAVQKEVEKSTAKK